In the Kitasatospora terrestris genome, one interval contains:
- a CDS encoding ABC transporter substrate-binding protein — MSFASTGSAARRTMAPLVVAAISLALVAGCSSNPGSANKGDGAGGGASGVLNVGMPQGATVKNNSNPLLPTSAAAVLGYRYMIYEPLAMVNLVKPTEPAKPWLASKFEWADNYRTLTLTARDGVTFSDGKPMTAEDIAYSFQLMKDNKALNTAALPIESVTASGKDVTVKFGTSQFVRQAVVLSTLVLPKHLWSAIADPATDTVENPVGTGPYTLKSFTPQTVTLTTRNGYWQDAPKIKELRYTTYSGNDAITSALTSGALEWTYAFIPDAKKLYTAKDPEHNKLWFPANLSADGLWINTTNKPFDNPALRRAMSLVINRQDIFNQASAGYFKPAVESITGLPTPIGDAFISPEYQGKKSEGDVASAKKLLTDAGFTYNGDTLQDPTGKPVTLTMTDPAGWGDYQTTLTIISDNLKQIGIKATPEKADQDAWFTAIANGNFQAAMHWSNGGATPYDMYQNIMDGAGLQPVGSPATNNYGRFDNKEATQALADYANAADESARKAALATLQRIFVEQMPMIPTSAGNYGAEYSTKNWTGWPDDSNPYAPIQPTQVNALDVVLHLKPAH, encoded by the coding sequence ATGTCCTTCGCGTCCACCGGTTCCGCAGCCCGGCGCACCATGGCGCCGCTCGTGGTCGCCGCGATCTCGCTGGCCCTGGTGGCCGGCTGCAGCAGCAACCCGGGCTCCGCCAACAAGGGTGACGGCGCCGGCGGCGGCGCCTCCGGCGTGCTGAACGTCGGCATGCCCCAGGGCGCCACCGTGAAGAACAACAGCAACCCGCTGCTGCCGACCTCGGCCGCCGCGGTGCTCGGCTACCGCTACATGATCTACGAGCCCCTGGCGATGGTGAACCTGGTCAAGCCGACCGAGCCCGCCAAGCCCTGGCTGGCCTCGAAGTTCGAGTGGGCGGACAACTACAGAACACTCACCCTCACCGCGCGCGACGGCGTGACCTTCTCCGACGGCAAGCCGATGACCGCCGAGGACATCGCCTACAGCTTCCAGCTGATGAAGGACAACAAGGCGCTCAACACCGCCGCCCTGCCCATCGAGTCGGTCACCGCCTCGGGCAAGGACGTCACCGTCAAGTTCGGCACCTCGCAGTTCGTCCGCCAGGCCGTGGTGCTCTCCACCCTGGTGCTGCCCAAGCACCTCTGGTCGGCCATCGCCGACCCGGCCACCGACACCGTCGAGAACCCGGTCGGCACCGGCCCGTACACCCTGAAGTCCTTCACGCCGCAGACCGTCACGCTGACCACGCGCAACGGCTACTGGCAGGACGCGCCGAAGATCAAGGAGCTGCGGTACACCACGTACAGCGGCAACGACGCGATCACCTCGGCGCTCACCTCGGGCGCGCTGGAGTGGACCTACGCCTTCATCCCGGACGCCAAGAAGCTCTACACGGCCAAGGACCCGGAGCACAACAAGCTCTGGTTCCCGGCGAACCTCTCCGCCGACGGCCTGTGGATCAACACCACCAACAAGCCGTTCGACAACCCGGCGCTGCGCCGCGCGATGTCGCTGGTGATCAACCGCCAGGACATCTTCAACCAGGCCTCGGCCGGCTACTTCAAGCCCGCCGTCGAGTCGATCACCGGCCTGCCGACCCCGATCGGCGACGCGTTCATCTCGCCGGAGTACCAGGGCAAGAAGTCCGAGGGCGACGTGGCGAGCGCCAAGAAGCTGCTCACCGACGCCGGCTTCACCTACAACGGCGACACCCTGCAGGACCCGACCGGCAAGCCGGTCACCCTGACCATGACCGACCCGGCGGGCTGGGGCGACTACCAGACCACCCTGACGATCATCTCCGACAACCTGAAGCAGATCGGCATCAAGGCCACCCCGGAGAAGGCCGACCAGGACGCCTGGTTCACCGCCATCGCCAACGGCAACTTCCAGGCCGCGATGCACTGGTCGAACGGCGGCGCCACCCCGTACGACATGTACCAGAACATCATGGACGGGGCCGGCCTCCAGCCGGTCGGCTCGCCCGCCACCAACAACTACGGGCGCTTCGACAACAAGGAGGCGACCCAGGCGCTGGCCGACTACGCCAACGCCGCGGACGAGTCGGCCCGCAAGGCCGCGCTGGCCACCCTGCAGCGGATCTTCGTCGAGCAGATGCCGATGATCCCGACCTCGGCCGGCAACTACGGCGCCGAGTACTCCACCAAGAACTGGACCGGCTGGCCGGACGACAGCAACCCCTACGCCCCCATCCAGCCCACCCAGGTCAACGCCCTGGACGTGGTGCTCCACCTCAAGCCGGCTCACTGA
- a CDS encoding LacI family DNA-binding transcriptional regulator, giving the protein MPITIADVASRAGVSKTTVSRVLNGKGELEPSTAARVRRVIEELGYVPSARAVGLARGRAGVIGMLVPSLTWPWIGEVLQGAVDTVESNGYGLMLFTCNQGDQSMRQFANKASAKAFDGLLVIEPEGQLDYITELHGQGLPVVLIDDRELRPQFASVATTNRAGGESAARHLLANGRTRPVVITGTLAWGCTVERLDGFTAVYAEGGRPLPAGSVVEGDFTFETGRAVMRRFIEDGVEFDAVFAHNDLSAAGALQALREAGRAVPGEVAIVGFDDVPLASQTEPPLTTVRQPLREMGAAAARMLMAHFAGEPLPVEATVIPTDLVVRGSTSASS; this is encoded by the coding sequence ATGCCGATCACCATCGCCGACGTGGCGTCCCGGGCCGGGGTCAGCAAGACCACCGTCTCCCGGGTGCTCAACGGCAAGGGCGAACTCGAGCCCTCCACGGCGGCCCGGGTCAGGAGGGTCATCGAGGAGCTCGGGTACGTGCCGAGCGCGCGGGCCGTGGGCCTGGCGCGAGGCAGGGCCGGGGTGATCGGCATGCTCGTCCCCTCGCTCACCTGGCCGTGGATCGGCGAAGTCCTCCAGGGCGCCGTCGACACGGTCGAGAGCAACGGCTACGGCCTGATGCTCTTCACCTGCAACCAGGGCGACCAGTCGATGCGCCAGTTCGCCAACAAGGCGTCCGCCAAGGCCTTCGACGGCCTCCTGGTGATCGAGCCCGAGGGGCAGCTCGACTACATCACCGAGCTGCACGGGCAGGGGCTGCCGGTCGTCCTCATCGACGACCGCGAACTGCGCCCGCAGTTCGCCTCGGTGGCCACCACCAACCGCGCGGGCGGCGAGTCCGCCGCCCGGCACCTGCTCGCGAACGGCCGCACCCGGCCGGTCGTGATCACCGGCACCCTCGCGTGGGGCTGCACCGTGGAACGCCTCGACGGGTTCACCGCGGTGTACGCCGAGGGCGGCCGGCCGCTCCCGGCCGGCTCGGTCGTCGAAGGTGACTTCACCTTCGAGACCGGCCGCGCCGTGATGCGCCGATTCATCGAGGACGGCGTCGAGTTCGACGCGGTCTTCGCGCACAACGACCTCTCCGCTGCGGGCGCCCTCCAGGCGCTGAGAGAGGCCGGTCGTGCGGTCCCCGGGGAGGTGGCGATCGTCGGCTTCGACGACGTGCCGCTCGCCTCCCAGACGGAACCGCCGCTCACCACCGTCCGACAGCCGCTGCGCGAGATGGGGGCCGCGGCGGCCCGGATGCTGATGGCCCACTTCGCCGGCGAGCCGCTGCCGGTGGAGGCGACCGTCATCCCGACCGACCTCGTCGTCCGGGGCTCCACCTCAGCCTCGAGCTGA
- a CDS encoding sugar ABC transporter permease, whose amino-acid sequence MPKGGVNAAVPVAAEATPAVDPRLIVRQEGVKGYLGEFKRRLSSGELGSLPVVVALIVIWAVFGSLNSSFLSAQNLSNLSQQIVGTGMIAIGVVFVLLLGEIDLSVGSVSGLCAAIFAVMNVTHGVNQWVALLSALVGGALVGLIQGFFFAKVGVPAFVVTLAGNLGWNGLMLQILGSQGTVNLSGTDIVSRLYSTIYGQQIAAYGVAVVGVLLFLGASLLDTRRRKAAGIPSRPVSDIALRTGLLAVVAFLAAYTLNQYKGLPLALLVFLIFIVVLEWVLRRTPYGRQVFALGGNIEGARRAGINVSMVRITVFMICSTMAAIGGLFLAAQIQSASQTSGGGNLLMNAIAAAVIGGTSLFGGRGSTWSALLGALVIGSIQSGMNIQGLSNAIQFMITGAVLLAAVVIDSLARRTQKAAGRA is encoded by the coding sequence ATGCCCAAGGGCGGGGTGAACGCCGCGGTGCCGGTGGCGGCGGAGGCCACCCCGGCGGTCGACCCCCGGCTGATCGTCCGGCAGGAGGGCGTCAAGGGCTACCTCGGCGAGTTCAAGCGGCGGCTCAGCAGCGGTGAGCTCGGCTCGCTGCCGGTGGTGGTGGCGCTGATCGTGATCTGGGCCGTGTTCGGCAGCCTGAACAGCAGCTTCCTCTCGGCGCAGAACCTCTCCAACCTCTCGCAGCAGATCGTCGGCACCGGGATGATCGCCATCGGCGTGGTCTTCGTGCTGCTGCTCGGCGAGATCGACCTGTCGGTCGGCTCGGTCAGCGGCCTGTGCGCGGCGATCTTCGCGGTGATGAACGTGACCCACGGCGTCAACCAGTGGGTGGCGCTGCTCTCGGCCCTGGTCGGCGGCGCGCTGGTCGGCCTGATCCAGGGCTTCTTCTTCGCCAAGGTCGGCGTCCCGGCCTTCGTCGTCACCCTGGCCGGCAACCTCGGCTGGAACGGCCTGATGCTGCAGATCCTGGGCAGCCAGGGCACCGTCAACCTCTCCGGCACGGACATCGTCTCCCGGCTCTACTCGACCATCTACGGGCAGCAGATCGCCGCGTACGGGGTGGCCGTGGTGGGCGTGCTGCTCTTCCTGGGGGCCTCGCTGCTGGACACCCGCCGGCGGAAGGCGGCCGGCATCCCGTCCCGGCCGGTGTCCGACATCGCGCTGCGCACCGGGCTGCTGGCGGTGGTCGCCTTCCTGGCGGCGTACACCCTCAACCAGTACAAGGGCCTGCCGCTGGCGCTGCTGGTCTTCCTGATCTTCATCGTGGTGCTGGAGTGGGTGCTGCGCCGGACCCCGTATGGGCGCCAGGTGTTCGCGCTGGGCGGCAACATCGAGGGCGCCCGGCGGGCGGGCATCAACGTGTCGATGGTCCGGATCACGGTGTTCATGATCTGTTCCACGATGGCGGCGATCGGAGGTCTGTTCCTGGCTGCGCAGATCCAGTCGGCCAGCCAGACCTCGGGCGGCGGCAACCTGCTGATGAACGCGATCGCGGCGGCCGTCATCGGCGGCACCAGCCTCTTCGGCGGCCGGGGTTCGACCTGGTCGGCACTGCTGGGTGCGCTGGTCATCGGGTCGATCCAGTCCGGCATGAACATCCAGGGCCTGAGCAACGCCATCCAGTTCATGATCACCGGTGCGGTGCTGCTGGCGGCGGTGGTCATCGACTCGCTGGCCCGGCGGACCCAGAAGGCGGCCGGCCGCGCCTGA
- a CDS encoding ATP-binding cassette domain-containing protein: MTGEPVLALRGVSKRFGAVQALTDIELEVHPGEVVALVGDNGAGKSTLVKSIAGVHQPDEGTIEWEGRPVSIHRPQDAQHLGVATVYQDLALCDNLDVVGNLFLGRELKHFGLVLDEVGMEQRSRDLLDTLSIRIPSVRIPIASLSGGQRQVVAIARALIGSPKVVILDEPTAALGVEQTAQVLDLVERLRDRGLGVILISHNMADVMAVADTVAVLRLGRNNGVFDKRQTNQEEIISAITGATDNAVTRRRARGSEGAQ; the protein is encoded by the coding sequence GTGACGGGTGAGCCGGTACTGGCCTTGCGCGGCGTCTCCAAGCGGTTCGGCGCCGTGCAGGCGCTGACCGACATCGAGTTGGAGGTGCACCCCGGCGAGGTGGTCGCGCTGGTCGGCGACAACGGCGCCGGCAAGTCGACCCTGGTGAAGTCGATCGCCGGGGTGCACCAGCCGGACGAAGGCACGATCGAGTGGGAGGGCCGCCCGGTCTCCATCCACCGGCCGCAGGACGCCCAGCACCTCGGCGTCGCCACCGTGTACCAGGACCTGGCGCTCTGCGACAACCTGGACGTGGTCGGAAACCTCTTCCTGGGGCGGGAGTTGAAGCACTTCGGGCTGGTCCTCGACGAGGTCGGCATGGAGCAGCGCTCCCGGGACCTGCTGGACACCCTGTCGATTCGGATCCCCAGCGTCCGGATCCCGATCGCCTCGCTCTCCGGCGGCCAGCGGCAGGTGGTGGCGATCGCCCGTGCGCTGATCGGCTCGCCCAAGGTAGTCATCCTGGACGAGCCGACCGCAGCCCTCGGGGTGGAGCAGACCGCCCAGGTGCTCGACCTGGTCGAGCGGCTGCGCGACCGGGGCCTGGGCGTGATCCTGATCAGCCACAACATGGCCGACGTGATGGCCGTCGCGGACACCGTCGCGGTGCTGCGCCTGGGCCGCAACAACGGCGTCTTCGACAAGCGGCAGACCAACCAGGAAGAGATCATCTCGGCCATCACCGGCGCCACGGACAACGCCGTGACCCGCCGCAGGGCCCGGGGCTCGGAGGGTGCGCAATGA
- a CDS encoding sugar ABC transporter substrate-binding protein, protein MNIGFRRIALVTAVASLGLSLAACGSAKQSTGSGGASGTAAGAVKIGLLLPETKTTRYEQFDKPLIEAKIKSLVPDAQIDYYNANQDATQQQTQVDTALTKGDKVLILDAVDSKAIQSSVQKAHDAGVKVIAYDRLAQGPVDAYVSFDNRAVGRLQGEALVAAVGGKASSGQIIMINGSPTDPNAAEFKAGAHSAIDGKLQIGKEYDTPQWDPNTANQEAAAGITAIGGPNVVGVYSANDGMAAGIATALKAANLSVPLTGQDAQLDAVQRILAGTQTMSIYKPYKPEADAAGAMAVAFAQGKSLEPSQAPTTSKNGSGATVPSLLIAPTVLTKDNIKSTVVADGLYTVAQICTPDYASACAAAGLQ, encoded by the coding sequence ATGAACATCGGTTTCCGTCGTATCGCCCTGGTCACCGCGGTGGCCTCGCTCGGGCTGTCGCTCGCGGCCTGCGGCAGTGCAAAACAGTCCACCGGCTCGGGTGGCGCGTCCGGCACCGCCGCGGGGGCGGTGAAGATCGGGTTGTTGCTGCCGGAGACGAAGACGACCCGGTACGAGCAGTTCGACAAGCCGCTCATCGAGGCCAAGATCAAGTCACTGGTCCCGGACGCGCAGATCGACTACTACAACGCCAACCAGGACGCGACGCAGCAGCAGACCCAGGTGGACACCGCGCTGACCAAGGGCGACAAGGTCCTGATCCTGGACGCGGTGGACTCCAAGGCGATCCAGTCCTCGGTGCAGAAGGCGCACGACGCGGGCGTGAAGGTGATCGCGTACGACCGCCTGGCGCAGGGGCCGGTGGACGCGTACGTGTCCTTCGACAACCGCGCGGTGGGCCGGCTGCAGGGTGAGGCGCTGGTGGCGGCGGTCGGCGGCAAGGCGAGCAGCGGCCAGATCATCATGATCAACGGTTCGCCGACCGACCCGAACGCCGCGGAGTTCAAGGCCGGCGCGCACAGCGCGATCGACGGCAAGCTGCAGATCGGCAAGGAGTACGACACCCCGCAGTGGGACCCGAACACCGCTAACCAGGAGGCGGCGGCGGGCATCACCGCGATCGGCGGGCCGAACGTGGTCGGCGTCTACTCGGCGAACGACGGCATGGCGGCCGGTATCGCGACCGCGCTGAAGGCGGCCAACCTGAGCGTGCCGCTGACCGGCCAGGACGCCCAACTCGACGCCGTGCAGCGGATCCTGGCCGGCACCCAGACCATGTCGATCTACAAGCCGTACAAGCCGGAGGCGGACGCGGCGGGCGCCATGGCGGTGGCCTTCGCGCAGGGCAAGTCGCTGGAGCCCTCGCAGGCGCCGACCACCTCGAAGAACGGCAGCGGCGCCACCGTCCCCTCGCTGCTGATCGCCCCGACGGTGCTGACCAAGGACAACATCAAGTCCACCGTGGTCGCGGACGGCCTGTACACCGTCGCGCAGATCTGCACCCCGGACTACGCCTCGGCCTGCGCCGCTGCCGGACTGCAGTAA
- a CDS encoding CPCC family cysteine-rich protein, which translates to MVTPFVNIYGKPEDGPYRCPCCGFVTLGERGGYEICSVCFWEDDGQDDHDASRVRGGPNGRLSLAEARRNFQAVGACEERFVESVRDPRPEEYPPELTTT; encoded by the coding sequence ATGGTGACCCCGTTCGTGAACATCTATGGCAAGCCCGAGGACGGCCCGTATCGCTGTCCATGCTGCGGCTTCGTCACTCTCGGCGAACGTGGCGGGTATGAGATCTGCTCCGTGTGCTTCTGGGAGGACGACGGCCAGGACGATCACGACGCGAGCCGCGTCCGAGGCGGGCCGAACGGTCGGCTCAGCCTGGCGGAAGCGCGGCGGAACTTCCAGGCTGTAGGAGCTTGTGAGGAGCGATTCGTTGAGTCCGTGCGCGACCCTCGCCCTGAGGAGTATCCGCCCGAGCTGACCACGACCTGA
- a CDS encoding nuclease-related domain-containing protein has translation MQELTVKLWRVPGKERLYVNLSGARGEAVAWLDCRTGAVEIKVERLRAAALAKVEEWVAASGRPIPARTVTAASPEPAPIRVQQDPPLRPTAVAAASIPALPPFTAEDDLAGNLPGTGVQGMIREEMDQRKWLVRVAAKLAGDPLTSQKLVTGLRGEEIVGSHLNGLRGHGWHVLHSVPLPSGADIDHVVIGPPGVFTVNTKHHPDSSVWVGDKRVLVNRVSYPYLANAEFEAARVTRLLERWCGHSVPVRAIVAVVGARKITVQGSPIVEVLDGERIASLLTGRPASLAPHRVDSVFTVARRRSVWAQIGKRG, from the coding sequence GTGCAGGAACTGACGGTTAAGCTCTGGCGAGTGCCGGGCAAGGAGCGGCTGTACGTCAACCTGTCGGGCGCCCGCGGTGAGGCTGTTGCATGGCTCGACTGCCGAACAGGTGCAGTGGAGATCAAGGTCGAGCGCCTGAGAGCTGCAGCGCTCGCGAAGGTCGAGGAGTGGGTCGCAGCCTCTGGCCGGCCAATCCCGGCGCGCACAGTCACTGCTGCTTCACCAGAACCTGCGCCGATCCGCGTACAGCAAGATCCGCCTCTGAGGCCAACAGCAGTCGCTGCGGCCTCGATCCCCGCGTTGCCTCCGTTCACCGCAGAGGATGACCTCGCGGGAAACCTTCCAGGCACTGGTGTCCAGGGCATGATCCGCGAGGAGATGGACCAACGGAAGTGGCTCGTTCGGGTAGCCGCGAAGTTGGCGGGTGATCCGTTGACGTCCCAGAAGCTGGTGACCGGGCTCCGCGGTGAAGAGATCGTCGGGAGCCACCTCAATGGGCTCCGCGGTCATGGCTGGCACGTGCTGCACAGCGTCCCGCTGCCGAGTGGCGCGGACATCGACCACGTGGTGATCGGCCCCCCAGGGGTCTTCACAGTAAATACGAAGCACCACCCCGATTCTTCGGTATGGGTGGGTGACAAGCGGGTCCTGGTGAACCGGGTCAGCTATCCCTACCTGGCGAACGCAGAGTTTGAGGCGGCCCGGGTGACCCGGCTCCTGGAGCGCTGGTGTGGCCACTCTGTGCCGGTTCGAGCCATCGTTGCCGTAGTCGGCGCTCGCAAGATCACCGTTCAGGGCAGCCCGATCGTCGAAGTGCTGGACGGTGAGCGGATCGCCTCGCTCCTTACGGGTCGGCCGGCATCGCTTGCGCCGCATCGAGTCGACTCGGTGTTCACTGTGGCCCGTCGGCGAAGTGTGTGGGCGCAGATTGGGAAGCGCGGCTAA
- a CDS encoding NUDIX hydrolase — MLLYMSSSPALQVSTPLHSVSVAGAVVREDGRVLAIRRADNGTWEPPGGVLELTESVEDGVRREVFEETGIRVDVERLTGVYKNVTRGVVALVFRCHPESGTERVSDESTAVDWLTPEEVAERMAEVYAVRMLDALQVDVAPSIRTHDGRQWLGGQIPG; from the coding sequence ATTCTCCTGTACATGAGTAGCAGCCCCGCACTGCAAGTTTCAACGCCCCTCCACTCGGTGTCTGTGGCGGGTGCTGTCGTTCGTGAAGACGGGAGGGTCCTGGCCATCCGCCGAGCCGACAACGGCACCTGGGAGCCCCCGGGCGGTGTACTTGAGCTCACAGAGAGCGTCGAGGACGGCGTTCGACGGGAGGTCTTCGAAGAGACCGGTATCAGGGTGGACGTCGAACGCCTGACGGGCGTCTACAAGAACGTCACGCGTGGAGTCGTTGCCTTGGTGTTCCGGTGCCACCCCGAGAGCGGGACCGAGCGGGTCTCGGACGAGTCCACGGCGGTGGACTGGCTGACTCCGGAGGAGGTCGCCGAGCGTATGGCGGAGGTCTACGCCGTGCGCATGCTGGACGCGCTCCAGGTCGATGTGGCTCCAAGCATTCGCACCCATGACGGCCGGCAATGGCTCGGCGGTCAGATCCCTGGTTAG
- a CDS encoding GntR family transcriptional regulator, translated as MASNEVASSAKAKYLQIADDLAAQIKSGALAPGSAVPSEAELMQRYGVASGTVRKAIAELRTSQLIETHHGRGSFVRSRPPVQRKSSDRFRRAHRMAGKAAYLAEAEVSGGTPSVTVLFVGPTEAPADIAERLSVPAGTQVLARKRRYFRDGVPTEEATSYLPWDVVKDIPEMFAENPGGGGIYARLEERGQQLAEFTETVRARLATKPETAALALSPGSPVIHLVRDAITTDGRVVEVCDTVMAADQFVLDYRFPAKD; from the coding sequence ATGGCGAGCAACGAGGTGGCCTCCTCGGCCAAGGCGAAGTATCTGCAGATTGCGGATGATCTCGCCGCGCAAATCAAGTCAGGTGCTCTGGCGCCCGGCTCGGCGGTCCCCAGTGAGGCCGAACTTATGCAGCGGTACGGCGTTGCCTCCGGGACGGTGCGCAAGGCGATTGCTGAGCTGCGGACCTCGCAGCTGATCGAGACCCACCACGGCCGCGGCTCCTTCGTGCGTTCTCGCCCACCGGTGCAGCGCAAGTCGTCGGACCGTTTCCGCCGCGCGCACCGGATGGCCGGCAAGGCGGCCTACCTGGCCGAGGCGGAGGTTTCCGGTGGGACGCCGTCCGTGACTGTGCTGTTCGTCGGGCCCACTGAGGCCCCTGCCGACATCGCCGAGCGGCTGAGCGTTCCCGCCGGCACCCAGGTGCTGGCCCGCAAGCGCCGGTACTTCCGGGACGGCGTGCCGACGGAGGAAGCGACTTCCTACCTGCCGTGGGACGTGGTGAAGGACATCCCCGAGATGTTCGCCGAGAACCCGGGCGGCGGCGGCATCTACGCCCGACTCGAAGAGCGCGGCCAGCAGCTCGCCGAGTTCACCGAGACCGTTCGGGCCCGCCTGGCGACCAAGCCTGAGACCGCCGCGCTGGCCCTCAGCCCAGGCTCACCCGTGATCCACCTGGTCCGTGATGCAATCACCACCGACGGGCGCGTGGTCGAAGTCTGCGACACCGTCATGGCTGCTGATCAGTTCGTTCTTGACTATCGCTTCCCCGCCAAGGACTGA
- a CDS encoding FtsK/SpoIIIE domain-containing protein, with product MSGALELAEVGVPLAAIAGGAAYARVKAPAVYWSAVGLPVTAVRFAATYGSTMDACGLTVNPSRLRVLVTRATTRREIRPVPPRIRRIRPTTTGLRVRLRLAPGQEPADVAASAERLRHAWGVHAVHVSLIKPGVVELRMTGFDVLRKVRMPRRARSGELVVPVAMREDGTAYVRDYRAIPHSLYLGATESGKSVHMRNLITGLADRHVALVGIDCKRGVEHAPFAPRLSALATDPDMASDLLDALVELMEERYELIRERQGIARAVADEEITSDIWGLPAELRPVPVILLIDEVAELFLVATRKEEVQRDHMVTQLIRLAQLGRAAGVYLEVCGQRFGSELGKGATMLRAQLTGRVVHRVNDKQTAEMGLGDISPEAVLAATQIAPEMPGVAVAGDSSGGWSRIRTPNLSLADAVAICRRTAHLVPDLPALDQFRPHVPEATAAADAPSLVKPLPVTG from the coding sequence ATGTCGGGGGCTCTGGAACTCGCTGAGGTGGGCGTCCCGCTCGCTGCCATCGCCGGTGGTGCCGCGTACGCCCGGGTGAAGGCTCCGGCCGTGTACTGGTCGGCGGTCGGTCTTCCCGTCACGGCGGTGAGGTTCGCCGCGACCTACGGGAGCACGATGGACGCGTGCGGGCTGACGGTGAACCCGTCGCGGTTGCGGGTCCTGGTCACCCGGGCGACCACCCGCCGGGAGATCCGCCCGGTTCCGCCCCGCATCCGCCGGATCCGGCCGACCACGACCGGGCTCCGGGTCCGGCTGCGGCTCGCGCCCGGTCAGGAACCGGCTGACGTGGCCGCGTCGGCGGAGCGTCTGCGGCACGCCTGGGGTGTGCACGCCGTGCACGTCTCGCTGATCAAGCCCGGCGTGGTCGAGCTGCGGATGACCGGCTTCGACGTGCTCCGCAAGGTCCGGATGCCCCGCCGCGCACGGTCCGGTGAGCTGGTGGTGCCGGTGGCAATGCGGGAGGACGGCACCGCGTACGTGCGGGACTACCGGGCCATCCCGCACTCCCTGTACCTGGGGGCGACGGAGAGCGGCAAGTCGGTGCACATGCGGAACCTGATCACCGGTCTCGCTGATCGCCACGTTGCTCTGGTGGGGATCGACTGCAAGCGCGGCGTGGAACACGCACCGTTCGCCCCGCGCCTGTCGGCTCTGGCCACGGACCCCGACATGGCGTCTGATCTGCTGGATGCGCTCGTGGAGCTGATGGAGGAGCGCTACGAGCTGATCCGTGAGCGTCAGGGCATTGCCCGCGCGGTCGCGGATGAGGAGATCACTTCCGACATCTGGGGGCTGCCCGCCGAGCTCCGCCCGGTGCCGGTGATCCTTCTGATCGATGAGGTGGCGGAGTTGTTCCTCGTCGCCACGCGGAAGGAGGAGGTGCAGCGGGACCACATGGTCACCCAGCTGATCCGCCTGGCCCAGCTCGGCCGCGCGGCCGGGGTCTACCTGGAGGTCTGCGGGCAGCGGTTCGGCTCTGAGCTCGGCAAGGGAGCGACCATGCTCCGTGCCCAGCTCACCGGCCGGGTGGTCCACCGTGTGAACGACAAGCAGACGGCGGAAATGGGCCTGGGCGACATCTCCCCCGAAGCGGTGCTGGCCGCCACGCAGATCGCCCCCGAGATGCCCGGTGTCGCGGTGGCCGGTGACTCCTCCGGCGGCTGGTCGCGCATCCGCACCCCGAACCTCTCCCTCGCCGACGCGGTCGCCATCTGCCGGCGCACCGCCCACCTCGTGCCGGACCTGCCCGCCCTGGACCAGTTCCGGCCGCACGTCCCCGAGGCCACCGCCGCGGCCGATGCGCCGTCGCTGGTCAAGCCCCTTCCGGTGACCGGCTAA
- a CDS encoding DUF2637 domain-containing protein, with protein MRLPRPDAVIVQAVIAGALSFAHLHDLAEAAGQHGWKAWAYPISVDLLLVAAWHRMRTLRASGRAASAAWTWFAIALTASLGANVATAGLLDLARVPAWLRILVAGWPALAFFGGTLLAHTRTTQPATVPEPEPEPELPLYVEPEGPAPALAPESAPAAVEPPTAAPALPAPPAPAPPVAVPAALVEHARKVAAEHQTRTGEPIDTDTLRVRLGLPPHFATAIAAQLD; from the coding sequence ATGCGCCTGCCCCGCCCCGACGCGGTGATCGTGCAAGCCGTCATCGCCGGTGCCCTGTCCTTCGCCCACCTCCACGACCTTGCCGAAGCCGCTGGGCAACACGGCTGGAAGGCCTGGGCCTACCCCATCTCCGTGGACCTGCTTTTGGTCGCCGCCTGGCACCGCATGCGCACCCTGCGCGCCTCCGGCCGCGCCGCCAGCGCCGCCTGGACCTGGTTCGCCATCGCCCTGACCGCCTCGCTCGGCGCGAACGTCGCCACCGCAGGACTCCTCGACCTGGCCCGCGTCCCGGCCTGGCTGCGGATCCTGGTCGCCGGATGGCCCGCCCTCGCCTTCTTCGGCGGCACCCTCCTCGCCCACACCCGCACCACCCAACCCGCCACCGTGCCCGAGCCGGAGCCGGAGCCCGAACTCCCTCTCTACGTAGAGCCCGAGGGCCCCGCGCCCGCCCTGGCGCCCGAGTCGGCCCCGGCCGCAGTCGAGCCGCCCACCGCCGCACCGGCCCTGCCCGCCCCACCTGCTCCGGCTCCGCCGGTCGCTGTGCCGGCCGCGCTGGTCGAGCACGCCCGCAAGGTCGCCGCCGAGCACCAGACCCGCACCGGTGAGCCGATCGACACCGACACGCTCCGCGTCCGCCTCGGTCTCCCACCGCACTTCGCCACCGCCATCGCCGCCCAACTCGACTGA